In Microbacterium pumilum, the following proteins share a genomic window:
- the rpe gene encoding ribulose-phosphate 3-epimerase has translation MPPLDENSRPGGIRINPSILAADFVNMQADLARISTADFVHVDVMDNHFVPNLTFGPQMVGRIQATSPVPLDVHLMIDDPGRWAPEYAELGAASVTFHLEAATEPVTLARRLRAIGARAGIAVKPATAVEGLFDLLDEVDQILVMTVEPGFGGQSFMPETMPKLRRLADEARRRGSAVWLQVDGGIGESTIAQAAEAGADTFVAGSAVFGAGDPDAAITALRATASRAAHRH, from the coding sequence GTGCCCCCGCTCGACGAGAACAGCCGCCCCGGCGGCATCCGGATCAATCCGAGCATCCTCGCCGCCGACTTCGTGAACATGCAGGCGGACCTCGCCCGGATCTCGACGGCGGACTTCGTCCACGTCGACGTCATGGACAACCACTTCGTGCCGAACCTGACATTCGGACCCCAGATGGTCGGACGCATCCAGGCGACGAGTCCGGTCCCGCTCGACGTGCACCTCATGATCGACGATCCCGGCAGGTGGGCACCTGAGTACGCCGAGCTCGGCGCAGCGTCGGTCACATTCCACCTCGAGGCCGCCACCGAGCCGGTGACGCTGGCGCGGCGCCTGCGGGCGATCGGAGCGCGAGCCGGGATCGCCGTCAAGCCCGCCACCGCCGTCGAGGGCCTGTTCGACCTGCTCGACGAAGTCGATCAGATTCTGGTCATGACGGTGGAGCCGGGCTTCGGCGGTCAGTCATTCATGCCCGAGACGATGCCCAAGCTCCGCCGACTCGCCGACGAGGCCCGACGCCGAGGGTCGGCGGTCTGGCTCCAGGTGGACGGCGGAATCGGCGAGTCCACGATCGCGCAGGCGGCCGAGGCCGGTGCAGACACGTTCGTCGCGGGCTCGGCGGTCTTCGGCGCGGGGGATCCGGATGCCGCGATCACCGCCCTGCGCGCGACGGCGTCGAGGGCTGCGCACAGACACTGA
- a CDS encoding primosomal protein N', protein MSDPRPRVARVLIDSPLPQLDRLFDYAVPDAFTAEALPGVRVKVPLRSAGRMVEGFIVDVGEPDSSDRPLSEIDAVVSAVPVLTPGLYALARRAADRAAGSASDILRLAIPKRMVRAEKAWLASPPVTTPEVHDAARAWAAASLAPFTGLGEAVSRGDRLALDAPPSTVRLPDGGEAGAWAVVLAAAAVHSLAGGRSAIIIVPDHRDRAQLEAVLAGRVAAEAIVRDDSQQSSPVRYAAFLRMLTPVPCIVIGNRSAVYAPVHEPGLIALWDDGDPLLAEPLSPGVHARDAALLRQELDHTALVFAGHTRTTDVERLVAVGWVREISTARRSSPRVVLSATREGESRGARVPSAAFAAARTALADGPVLVQVARPGYAPVLVCAECRHPARCLHCGGPLHATSQGATPECGWCGRAAPAWTCPNCSSTRLRMASAGSERTADELGRAFPGTRVIIADGAHPMSHVDARPALVVATRGAEPIAAGGYRAVILLDGDRMLLGDDLRIGESCLRWWSNAAALAAPGAPVHLVGVAGPVARALATWTQPAYARAELADRAPLRMPPTVRVAALEGDARTVSTALDALRNAVTELDDAAVLGPVDREGTVRALVRFDYALGAKVTESLRASVVRQALKTRRAKGRPTGPRNTLRVRVDVPDLDL, encoded by the coding sequence ATGTCCGACCCGAGACCCCGTGTCGCTCGTGTACTGATCGATTCGCCGCTGCCGCAGCTGGACCGGCTCTTCGACTACGCCGTCCCCGACGCGTTCACAGCCGAAGCGCTGCCCGGTGTGCGCGTGAAGGTGCCGTTGCGCAGTGCCGGTCGCATGGTGGAGGGCTTCATCGTCGACGTCGGCGAGCCCGACTCCTCGGACCGGCCGCTCTCCGAGATCGACGCCGTCGTCTCGGCGGTGCCGGTGCTCACTCCCGGGCTCTACGCGCTCGCGCGGCGAGCCGCGGACCGTGCGGCGGGATCGGCGAGCGACATCCTGCGCCTCGCCATCCCGAAGCGCATGGTGCGTGCCGAGAAGGCGTGGCTCGCGTCACCGCCCGTGACCACGCCCGAGGTCCACGACGCCGCGCGCGCCTGGGCCGCGGCATCCCTCGCGCCCTTCACGGGTCTCGGCGAGGCGGTCTCGCGCGGCGACCGACTGGCCCTCGATGCGCCGCCTTCGACTGTCCGGCTCCCGGACGGCGGCGAGGCCGGAGCCTGGGCGGTCGTGCTGGCCGCGGCCGCAGTGCACTCGCTCGCGGGCGGCCGATCGGCCATCATCATCGTGCCCGATCACCGCGACCGCGCGCAGCTCGAGGCGGTGCTCGCCGGACGAGTCGCCGCCGAAGCGATCGTCCGCGACGACTCGCAGCAGAGCTCGCCGGTGCGCTACGCCGCCTTCCTCCGGATGCTGACGCCCGTCCCATGCATCGTGATCGGCAACCGCTCCGCGGTCTACGCGCCCGTTCACGAACCAGGGCTCATCGCGCTGTGGGATGACGGAGACCCCCTTCTCGCCGAGCCGCTCAGTCCCGGAGTCCACGCGCGTGACGCGGCGCTGCTGCGCCAGGAGCTCGACCACACCGCGCTGGTCTTCGCAGGCCACACGCGCACGACCGACGTCGAGCGTCTCGTCGCTGTCGGATGGGTGCGTGAGATCTCGACAGCTCGACGATCGAGTCCGCGCGTCGTGCTCAGCGCCACACGCGAGGGCGAGTCGCGAGGCGCCCGCGTGCCCTCCGCGGCCTTCGCCGCCGCCCGCACTGCGCTGGCCGATGGGCCCGTGCTCGTGCAGGTCGCCCGCCCTGGTTACGCTCCCGTGCTCGTGTGCGCCGAGTGCCGGCATCCGGCCCGCTGCCTCCACTGCGGCGGCCCGCTGCATGCCACGAGCCAGGGCGCGACTCCCGAATGCGGCTGGTGCGGACGGGCCGCACCCGCCTGGACCTGCCCGAACTGCTCGTCGACCCGCCTGCGCATGGCGTCGGCGGGCAGCGAGCGCACGGCCGACGAACTGGGTCGCGCGTTTCCCGGCACGCGTGTCATCATCGCCGACGGTGCACATCCGATGTCGCACGTGGATGCGCGACCCGCGCTCGTCGTCGCCACCCGTGGTGCCGAGCCCATCGCCGCGGGCGGGTACCGTGCCGTCATCCTGCTCGATGGCGACCGGATGCTGCTGGGAGACGACCTGCGGATCGGTGAATCCTGTCTGCGGTGGTGGTCGAACGCCGCGGCGTTGGCGGCACCGGGTGCACCCGTGCACCTGGTCGGCGTCGCCGGACCGGTCGCGCGCGCTCTCGCCACCTGGACGCAGCCGGCCTACGCGCGGGCCGAGCTCGCAGATCGCGCGCCGCTGCGGATGCCGCCGACGGTGCGGGTCGCCGCGCTCGAGGGCGACGCGCGCACCGTGTCGACCGCGCTCGACGCACTGCGAAATGCGGTGACCGAGCTCGACGACGCCGCGGTGCTCGGCCCGGTCGATCGCGAAGGAACGGTCCGCGCGCTCGTGCGATTCGATTACGCGCTCGGTGCAAAGGTCACCGAAAGCCTGCGCGCCTCGGTCGTCCGTCAGGCGCTCAAGACCAGGCGGGCGAAAGGGCGGCCGACCGGGCCGCGCAATACACTCAGAGTTCGGGTCGACGTGCCCGACCTCGATCTTTAA
- the metK gene encoding methionine adenosyltransferase: MTELRLFTSESVTEGHPDKICDQISDSILDAILEADPRGRVAVETLVTTGLVHVAGEVSTSAYVEIPAIVRRVVNRIGYTSSDTGFDGDSCGVSVSIGAQSSDIAAGVDQAFERREDGSTDPRDEQGAGDQGIMFGYATTETPQLMPMAIWTAHRMAERLAEVRRSGALPFLRPDGKTQVTLGYDGAVPKTVESVVLSTQHHPDISPKALRAAVRAEVIDPVLEATGLELPDVRFYINPAGPFVTGGPKGDAGLTGRKIIIDTYGGAARHGGGAFSGKDPSKVDRSAAYAMRWVAKNAVAAGLADRLEVQVAYAIGKAKPVGLYVETFGTGRVSDEVITRAILEVFDLRPKAIIDQLDLLRPIYALTAVYGHFGRELPDFTWERTDRVDELRAAAGL; this comes from the coding sequence ATGACCGAGTTGCGTCTGTTCACGTCCGAGTCCGTCACCGAGGGGCACCCCGACAAGATCTGCGATCAGATCTCGGACAGCATCCTCGATGCGATCCTCGAGGCCGATCCGCGGGGCCGAGTCGCCGTCGAGACGCTCGTCACCACAGGCCTCGTGCACGTTGCGGGCGAGGTGTCGACATCGGCGTACGTCGAGATCCCCGCGATCGTGCGACGCGTCGTCAACCGCATCGGCTACACGTCGAGCGACACCGGCTTCGACGGCGACTCGTGCGGCGTGAGCGTGTCGATCGGCGCCCAGTCCTCCGACATCGCGGCCGGCGTCGACCAGGCCTTCGAGCGCCGTGAAGACGGCTCGACCGATCCCCGCGATGAGCAGGGCGCGGGCGACCAGGGAATCATGTTCGGCTACGCCACGACCGAGACCCCGCAGCTCATGCCGATGGCCATCTGGACGGCGCACCGCATGGCGGAGCGGCTCGCCGAGGTCCGCCGCTCCGGCGCGCTCCCGTTCCTGCGACCCGACGGCAAGACCCAGGTCACACTCGGCTACGACGGCGCCGTGCCGAAGACCGTCGAATCCGTCGTGCTGTCCACACAGCACCATCCCGACATCTCGCCGAAGGCCCTACGCGCCGCGGTTCGCGCCGAGGTCATCGATCCGGTGCTCGAGGCGACCGGCCTCGAGCTGCCCGACGTGAGGTTCTACATCAACCCTGCCGGGCCATTCGTCACGGGTGGTCCCAAGGGCGATGCGGGACTGACCGGGCGCAAGATCATCATCGACACCTACGGCGGCGCGGCGCGTCACGGTGGTGGCGCATTCAGCGGCAAAGACCCGTCGAAGGTCGACCGCTCGGCGGCGTACGCGATGCGCTGGGTCGCGAAGAACGCTGTCGCGGCGGGACTCGCCGACCGACTCGAAGTGCAGGTCGCCTACGCCATCGGCAAGGCGAAGCCCGTCGGCCTGTACGTCGAGACCTTCGGCACCGGGCGGGTCTCCGACGAGGTCATCACGCGGGCGATCCTCGAGGTTTTCGACCTTCGTCCCAAGGCGATCATCGATCAGCTCGATCTGCTGCGGCCGATCTACGCGCTCACGGCGGTGTACGGCCACTTCGGCAGGGAGCTGCCGGACTTCACATGGGAGCGCACCGACCGGGTCGACGAGCTGCGCGCGGCCGCCGGGCTGTGA
- the rpoZ gene encoding DNA-directed RNA polymerase subunit omega produces MAGTNQGIIEPPIDSLLEKVDSKYQLVIFAARRARQINDYYSDLHEGNLFDNVGPLVDSTVEDKPLTIALHEIHEDKLRLRHVE; encoded by the coding sequence ATGGCCGGAACGAACCAGGGAATCATCGAGCCCCCCATCGACTCACTGCTCGAGAAGGTGGATTCCAAGTACCAGCTCGTGATCTTCGCGGCCCGCCGCGCGCGCCAGATCAACGACTACTACTCGGATCTGCACGAGGGCAACCTGTTCGACAACGTGGGTCCGCTCGTCGACTCCACCGTCGAGGACAAGCCCCTCACGATCGCACTGCACGAGATCCACGAAGACAAGCTGCGCCTGCGCCACGTCGAGTAA
- the pyrF gene encoding orotidine-5'-phosphate decarboxylase, with the protein MSSAASFGERVRAALDRFGPLCVGIDPHASLLEAWGLDASAAGVREFGLRVVDAAADRVGMVKPQVSFFERWGSAGFAALEEVMAVARAAGLIVIADAKRGDIGSTMDAYGQAWLTPGSPLEADALTVNPFLGIGTLDDTFRAAERSGKGVFVLAATSNSEALAGQRAIGTAGATVSAGIIAEVSQRNDNTTPDGDWASLGFVIGATVDWAEAGIRPFSPRAPILGPGFGYQGAQPADLVRRFGEMAPCVIAGESRSLLNAGPHALDAAIEARVSEYRSTRG; encoded by the coding sequence ATGAGCTCGGCCGCGTCGTTCGGTGAGCGCGTGAGGGCCGCCCTCGACCGGTTCGGACCGTTGTGCGTGGGAATCGACCCGCACGCGAGCCTGCTGGAGGCATGGGGACTGGATGCGTCCGCCGCCGGCGTCCGCGAGTTCGGCCTGCGGGTGGTCGACGCCGCGGCCGACCGCGTGGGGATGGTGAAGCCCCAGGTGTCGTTCTTCGAGCGGTGGGGATCGGCCGGATTCGCCGCGTTGGAAGAGGTCATGGCGGTCGCGCGAGCGGCGGGCCTCATCGTGATCGCCGACGCCAAGCGCGGCGACATCGGCTCCACGATGGATGCCTACGGCCAGGCGTGGCTGACGCCCGGCTCGCCACTGGAAGCGGACGCCCTGACGGTGAACCCTTTCCTGGGCATCGGGACCCTCGACGACACGTTCCGCGCGGCCGAGCGCTCGGGCAAGGGCGTGTTCGTCCTCGCGGCGACGAGCAACTCCGAAGCCCTCGCCGGGCAGCGCGCAATCGGCACCGCCGGAGCGACGGTGTCGGCCGGCATCATCGCGGAGGTGTCGCAGCGCAACGACAACACCACCCCCGACGGCGATTGGGCGAGTCTCGGATTCGTGATCGGCGCCACCGTCGACTGGGCCGAGGCCGGCATCCGCCCGTTCTCACCGCGAGCCCCGATCCTCGGGCCGGGCTTCGGATATCAGGGCGCTCAGCCCGCCGATCTCGTCCGGCGATTCGGAGAGATGGCCCCCTGCGTCATCGCCGGCGAGAGTCGGAGTCTGCTCAATGCAGGTCCGCACGCACTGGACGCGGCAATCGAGGCCCGCGTGAGCGAATACCGTAGTACCCGTGGCTGA
- the glsA gene encoding glutaminase A — MDPITALLDDVLEEMRGLESGEPAAYIPELADADVDTLAFAAVGPRGRVRAVGDADTEFTIQSISKPFVLALALAERGRESVLQKVGVEPSGEPFNAISLEPGTGRPANPMVNAGAIATTALIVGDDVDTKTGRIVEMLSAFAGRSLWVDESVYASESATGDRNRALAHLLRSHGVITGSVDTVVESYFRQCSLVVTVRDLAVMAATLAFGGRNPVTGVRVVEEAVARDVLSIMTSCGMYDFSGEWLLRVGLPAKSGVSGGLLAVAPSQFGVAAFSPRLDQHGNSVRGIAVVETFAERFGMHLLEPHESVAVPAVRVETTESGRVLHLGGELGFAGSERVVAVLRELAEALPTEAVVTVDARELARAHPAAMIALRAEFETMPSRFRLQE; from the coding sequence GTGGACCCGATCACCGCGCTGCTGGACGACGTACTCGAAGAGATGCGCGGGCTGGAGAGCGGTGAGCCCGCCGCGTACATCCCCGAACTGGCTGACGCCGACGTCGACACGCTCGCTTTTGCGGCGGTCGGACCGCGGGGACGCGTGCGGGCCGTGGGCGACGCCGACACCGAATTCACGATCCAGTCCATATCTAAGCCGTTCGTGCTCGCTCTCGCGCTCGCCGAGCGCGGCCGCGAGTCGGTGCTTCAGAAGGTCGGCGTCGAACCGAGCGGCGAGCCGTTCAACGCGATCAGCCTCGAACCGGGCACCGGACGGCCCGCGAACCCGATGGTGAACGCCGGCGCGATCGCCACGACGGCGCTCATCGTTGGAGACGATGTCGACACCAAGACCGGCCGTATCGTCGAGATGCTCTCGGCCTTCGCGGGACGCTCGCTGTGGGTCGACGAGTCGGTGTACGCATCGGAGTCGGCCACCGGTGACCGCAATCGCGCGCTCGCGCATCTGCTCCGCTCGCACGGAGTGATCACCGGATCGGTCGACACCGTCGTCGAGTCGTACTTCCGGCAGTGCTCGCTGGTGGTCACGGTGCGCGATCTCGCCGTGATGGCCGCGACGCTCGCATTCGGCGGCAGGAACCCCGTCACCGGAGTCCGCGTCGTCGAAGAGGCGGTCGCTCGCGACGTGCTCTCGATCATGACAAGTTGCGGCATGTACGACTTCTCGGGCGAGTGGCTGCTGCGCGTCGGGCTTCCCGCCAAGAGCGGGGTGAGCGGAGGACTGCTGGCGGTGGCGCCCTCGCAGTTCGGCGTAGCGGCGTTCAGCCCGCGATTGGACCAGCACGGCAACAGCGTGCGCGGGATCGCCGTCGTCGAGACTTTCGCCGAGCGATTCGGGATGCATCTGCTCGAGCCGCACGAGAGCGTCGCGGTACCGGCGGTGCGGGTGGAGACGACGGAGTCGGGTCGGGTGCTGCATCTGGGTGGTGAGCTCGGATTCGCGGGCTCGGAGCGCGTCGTCGCGGTGCTCAGGGAACTCGCCGAAGCCCTGCCCACCGAGGCGGTCGTGACAGTGGACGCGCGAGAGCTGGCGCGCGCTCATCCCGCCGCGATGATCGCGCTCAGAGCGGAGTTCGAGACGATGCCCTCGCGGTTCCGCCTGCAGGAGTGA
- a CDS encoding RsmB/NOP family class I SAM-dependent RNA methyltransferase → MSGASDSRRIAYETLRAVHESDAYANLLLPKSIERGGLDTADAALATELTYGTLRRQGTYDAVIAIAADRPASEIDPGVLDALRLGVHQLLSTRVASHAAVNESVELARVAVGRGAAGFVNAVLRRVSRDTPGDWMTRVAESARSDDERLGLLFSHPVWVVRAFRRALAAEGRTDELEALLTADNAAPRVTMIALPGLAEVPDDARRTPYSPLGFRLGGGDPEATIRESGGRLRVQDEGSQLAALALSRAMPIAEGERWLDLCAGPGGKTAVLAAEALNHGAQLEANEISPARAGLVRQALTGVPLDVHVSEQDGRARADESPETYDRILVDAPCTGLGALRRRPEARWRKSPADLPELTQLQGELLSSAIGALKPGGIVAYITCSPHLGETAGVMAEARREWGEALEELDARSVVTEIASADLALPPQSDGSGRAQLWPHRHNTDAMSISLLRRV, encoded by the coding sequence GTGAGCGGCGCGAGCGATTCGCGACGCATCGCCTACGAGACCCTGCGCGCCGTCCACGAGTCGGACGCCTACGCGAACCTGCTGCTGCCGAAGTCGATCGAGCGGGGCGGGCTCGACACCGCGGATGCCGCGCTCGCCACCGAGCTGACGTACGGCACACTGCGGCGCCAGGGCACGTACGATGCCGTGATCGCGATCGCGGCCGATCGGCCGGCATCCGAGATCGACCCCGGCGTGCTCGATGCGCTCCGCCTCGGCGTCCATCAGCTGCTGTCGACACGCGTCGCATCCCACGCAGCCGTCAACGAGTCGGTCGAGCTCGCGCGGGTCGCCGTCGGCCGAGGGGCAGCCGGCTTCGTCAATGCGGTGCTCCGACGCGTGTCGCGCGACACCCCTGGCGACTGGATGACCCGGGTGGCCGAGAGCGCGAGGTCCGACGACGAGCGTCTCGGGCTGCTGTTCTCGCACCCGGTGTGGGTCGTGCGCGCCTTCCGGCGGGCTCTCGCCGCCGAGGGACGCACCGACGAGCTCGAGGCCCTGCTTACGGCCGACAACGCGGCCCCGCGCGTCACGATGATCGCGCTGCCGGGGTTGGCGGAGGTGCCGGATGACGCGCGCCGCACGCCGTACTCGCCCCTGGGCTTCCGCCTCGGCGGCGGTGACCCCGAAGCCACGATCCGCGAGTCCGGCGGGCGACTCCGCGTACAGGACGAGGGGTCGCAGCTCGCCGCGCTGGCCCTGAGTCGGGCCATGCCGATCGCCGAGGGTGAGCGCTGGCTGGATCTCTGCGCCGGCCCCGGAGGCAAGACGGCGGTGCTCGCCGCCGAGGCGCTGAACCACGGCGCGCAGCTCGAGGCGAACGAGATCTCTCCCGCGCGCGCGGGGCTGGTGCGACAGGCCCTCACCGGGGTTCCGCTCGATGTTCACGTCTCGGAGCAGGACGGACGCGCGCGCGCGGACGAATCACCCGAAACGTACGACCGCATCCTGGTGGACGCGCCCTGCACGGGTCTCGGCGCCCTCCGCCGGCGGCCCGAGGCCCGATGGCGCAAGTCGCCCGCCGATCTCCCCGAGCTCACGCAGCTGCAGGGTGAACTGCTCTCGTCGGCGATCGGCGCCCTGAAACCCGGCGGGATCGTCGCCTACATCACCTGTTCGCCCCACCTCGGCGAGACCGCCGGAGTGATGGCCGAGGCGCGCCGCGAGTGGGGGGAGGCGCTGGAGGAGCTCGACGCCCGCTCCGTCGTCACCGAGATCGCGTCGGCCGACCTCGCCCTGCCGCCGCAGTCCGACGGCTCGGGTCGCGCGCAGCTGTGGCCGCATCGACACAACACCGACGCCATGTCGATCTCGCTGCTGCGTCGCGTCTGA
- the gmk gene encoding guanylate kinase — protein sequence MAEHRTPPEVDRIAASRRAVAARRERASLKKDVAMRVISPQTLLRRALADPESPAGAMRVTEFLTSIPAVGEGKRDRILHELAISPVKKLGGLGARQRRSLQEFLDERWPEQGPRGGRSRLVVLAGPTAVGKGTVAAEIKARNPEIHLSVSATTRPARPGETEGEHYFFVDDAEFDRLIADGELLEHATVHNQYRYGTPRRPIIDALSAGSTVLLEIDLQGARQVRAAEPSATLVFLLPPSWDELVHRLVGRGTEGPDERARRLRTAKVELASQNEFDFRVVNEDVASAAQEVVELVRAPAL from the coding sequence GTGGCTGAACACCGGACCCCACCCGAGGTCGACCGTATCGCCGCGTCCCGACGAGCTGTCGCAGCACGTCGCGAACGCGCGTCGCTCAAGAAGGACGTCGCGATGAGGGTCATCTCACCGCAGACGCTGCTGCGCCGTGCGCTGGCCGACCCGGAGTCGCCCGCCGGCGCGATGCGCGTCACCGAGTTCCTCACGAGCATCCCTGCCGTCGGCGAGGGCAAACGCGACCGCATCCTGCATGAGCTCGCGATCTCACCGGTCAAGAAGCTCGGCGGGCTCGGGGCGAGGCAGCGCCGTTCGCTGCAGGAGTTCCTCGACGAGCGGTGGCCCGAACAGGGGCCGCGCGGCGGGCGCAGCCGACTCGTCGTGCTCGCCGGGCCGACGGCGGTCGGCAAGGGCACGGTCGCCGCCGAGATCAAGGCTCGAAACCCCGAGATCCACCTCTCGGTGTCTGCGACCACTCGCCCGGCGCGCCCGGGGGAGACCGAGGGCGAGCACTACTTCTTCGTCGACGACGCCGAGTTCGACCGGCTCATCGCGGACGGCGAGCTGCTCGAGCACGCGACCGTGCACAACCAGTACCGCTACGGCACGCCGCGACGCCCGATCATCGACGCGCTGTCTGCCGGGAGCACGGTGCTGCTCGAGATCGACCTGCAGGGCGCGCGCCAGGTGAGAGCTGCCGAACCGTCCGCGACGCTCGTCTTCCTGCTGCCGCCCAGCTGGGACGAACTCGTCCACCGACTCGTCGGCAGAGGGACCGAAGGGCCTGACGAACGAGCCCGCCGACTGCGTACCGCGAAGGTCGAATTGGCCTCTCAGAACGAGTTCGACTTCCGTGTCGTGAACGAGGACGTCGCCTCGGCGGCGCAAGAGGTCGTAGAATTGGTGAGGGCGCCCGCGCTCTGA
- a CDS encoding phosphoribosyl-ATP diphosphatase has translation MKTFDALFAELAAKAVERPEGSGTVAQLDAGVHAIGKKIVEEAAEVWMAAEYESTDAAAEEISQLLYHLQVLMLAKGLTPEDVYRHL, from the coding sequence GTGAAGACGTTCGACGCGCTGTTCGCCGAGCTCGCCGCCAAAGCGGTCGAGCGCCCCGAGGGATCGGGGACGGTCGCGCAGCTCGACGCCGGAGTCCACGCGATCGGCAAGAAGATCGTCGAAGAGGCCGCCGAGGTGTGGATGGCGGCCGAGTACGAGTCGACGGATGCCGCGGCCGAAGAGATCTCGCAGCTTCTCTACCACCTGCAGGTGCTGATGCTCGCGAAGGGGCTCACGCCCGAGGATGTCTACCGACATCTCTGA
- the hisG gene encoding ATP phosphoribosyltransferase: MLRIAVPNKGSLADTASEMLHEAGYTGRRDPKDLHVIDPQNEVEFFYLRPKDIATYVGSGALDVGITGRDLLFDARMPGAREIEPLGFGDSTFRFAGPPGRFTAIEDLEGARVATSYPGLVDGFLDERGVAVDLVPLDGAVESAVRLGVADAVADVVSTGTTLKQAGLEIFGPVILQSEAVLIGAPDEVDGTQTLLRRLRGVMVARRYVLIDYDLPAKLIDEAVALAPGIESPTISPLRDPEWVAVRVMSPRKGVNQVMDALYAIGARAILVTEIHAARL, translated from the coding sequence ATGCTGCGAATCGCCGTGCCCAACAAGGGATCCCTCGCCGACACCGCCTCCGAGATGCTGCATGAGGCCGGTTACACCGGCCGTCGCGATCCGAAGGACCTCCACGTCATCGATCCGCAGAACGAGGTGGAGTTCTTCTACCTGCGTCCCAAGGACATCGCGACCTACGTGGGCTCGGGTGCACTCGACGTCGGCATCACCGGCCGCGACCTGCTCTTCGATGCACGGATGCCGGGCGCGCGCGAGATCGAGCCCCTCGGCTTCGGCGACTCGACGTTCCGCTTCGCGGGTCCTCCCGGCCGCTTCACGGCGATCGAGGATCTGGAAGGGGCGCGCGTCGCGACTTCGTACCCCGGACTCGTCGACGGCTTCCTCGACGAGCGGGGTGTCGCCGTGGATCTCGTGCCCCTCGACGGCGCGGTCGAATCCGCCGTGCGCTTGGGGGTGGCGGATGCCGTCGCGGACGTGGTCTCGACGGGGACGACGCTCAAGCAGGCCGGGCTCGAGATCTTCGGGCCGGTGATCCTCCAGTCCGAGGCCGTGCTCATCGGAGCACCCGATGAGGTGGATGGCACGCAGACACTGCTGCGACGGCTGCGCGGCGTCATGGTGGCACGCCGGTACGTGCTGATCGATTACGACCTTCCGGCGAAGTTGATCGACGAGGCGGTCGCCCTGGCACCGGGCATCGAGTCGCCGACGATCTCGCCGCTGCGCGACCCGGAGTGGGTCGCGGTGCGCGTCATGAGCCCGCGCAAGGGCGTCAACCAGGTGATGGATGCCCTTTACGCGATCGGCGCGCGCGCCATCCTGGTCACCGAGATCCACGCAGCGAGGCTCTGA
- a CDS encoding methionyl-tRNA formyltransferase: MRLVFAGTPAPAVPSLRRLAASTHGIAAVVTRRDAPLGRKRVLTPSPVAATADELGLPVIRADRLDAEATERIAALAPDLGVIVAYGGLVREPLLSAPPHGWINLHFSLLPRWRGAAPVQHSLIAGDDVVGASVFQLVPELDAGDVYGEVEHRPASGDTAGDVLSALADIGAALLADVVDAIADGTAVARPQHGEATYAPKLSDDDGRVRWGEPVGAVLGRIRGVTPEPGAHTTVNGTRVKLLAAGPAPADAPALPSGTLFSHAGAVLIGTATSPVALDRVQPAGKGPMNAADWWRGVRADTVVAES; encoded by the coding sequence ATGCGCCTCGTCTTCGCCGGCACGCCGGCGCCCGCCGTGCCGTCGCTCCGACGGCTCGCGGCGTCGACACACGGCATCGCAGCGGTCGTCACGCGCCGCGATGCGCCGCTCGGCCGCAAGCGGGTGCTGACCCCGTCGCCGGTGGCCGCAACGGCGGACGAACTGGGGCTGCCGGTCATCCGCGCCGACCGGCTGGATGCCGAGGCCACGGAGCGGATCGCGGCGCTCGCGCCCGACCTCGGAGTCATCGTCGCCTACGGCGGTCTGGTGCGGGAACCCCTCCTGTCGGCGCCGCCGCACGGCTGGATCAATCTGCACTTCTCGCTGCTGCCCCGCTGGCGGGGGGCGGCGCCGGTGCAGCACTCCCTGATCGCGGGTGATGACGTGGTCGGCGCGAGCGTGTTCCAGCTCGTCCCCGAGCTCGACGCCGGTGACGTCTACGGCGAGGTCGAGCATCGACCCGCGAGCGGCGACACGGCCGGCGACGTGCTGTCCGCACTCGCCGACATCGGCGCCGCACTCCTCGCCGACGTGGTCGACGCGATCGCCGATGGCACCGCCGTGGCGCGACCCCAGCACGGCGAGGCGACATATGCGCCCAAGCTCTCGGACGACGACGGACGCGTGCGCTGGGGCGAGCCGGTCGGCGCGGTGCTCGGCCGCATCCGGGGTGTCACGCCCGAGCCCGGCGCCCACACCACGGTGAACGGCACGCGCGTCAAACTGCTCGCCGCAGGTCCTGCCCCCGCCGACGCGCCGGCCCTCCCCTCCGGCACCCTCTTTTCTCACGCCGGTGCGGTGCTGATCGGCACCGCGACCTCACCCGTCGCACTCGACCGCGTCCAGCCCGCCGGCAAGGGCCCGATGAATGCCGCGGACTGGTGGCGCGGCGTCCGTGCCGACACCGTGGTGGCGGAATCGTGA